Within the Chiloscyllium plagiosum isolate BGI_BamShark_2017 chromosome 31, ASM401019v2, whole genome shotgun sequence genome, the region CGAATATATCAGAGGGTCTGCGGTAATATTCTAGGAttggggttcaaatcctatcacagcAGCTGATGAAACAcacattcaattaataaatctgaattaAAACATTGCCTTTTTACACAGATCAGGACAGCAATCGACAATCGCTATCAATTGCTTCagtaacatcctttagggaaggaaatgtgttgtccttacctggattggactacatgtgactccagacccacagcaatgttcacTCTGAACGGACCcctgagtaattagggatgggcagtaaatgttggcctagtcagtgaaagaatgaagaaattgCCTGCGTTTCTCATTACTCCAGAGTGAAAAACAAGTGAGAATTTCAGAGTCATCTGTTTGATAGGATATGTCTGGAGGCATCATTCTGTGGGGAACAAGGTGCAGCCATGGTGAGGGGATTACTCAAGGAACACAATCAATTCAAGGTTGAAGTGATGACAGTGTACCTCCCAGTCCCAGAGCAAAGTTGTCTCGAACCTGTCATCATCAGCTGTCCTACCCTAATACTTGCCAAACTCGATATTCCTCCCACATTCTCGGCAGCTCAACCAGCCGTAGCGGGAGAAGCAGATGCACTTGGATCTCACTGTCaagaatggactgaatggccttctgtccTGAAATCACTCTATTTACACAGCCCACTCCCACATCCATAACAGGCATCAATCCCTCGAGCTGCTCACTCACTCTCCTCACGGACATCGACAAAGCACTCACCCATTTTTAGTTTGAGTCAGCAGATTATATTTGATAACTCAATCTGAGTTATGTGTAGCCTTCTCTGTCTGGGGCTTCTCAGTTTCAACAGGCACTAGTGATCCGAGATATAATCTGACATTAACCAATAGTGAAAGATGCAATcactgagaaaaataacaaatttGAAAATGGGACAAGTTTGACTACCCATATCTTCAGTGATGTGTCATAGTCATAAAGCTGGTCCGAGTCTCTGATTGGCTCAGAAAGAGCAATGGACTGGTCAGAGAGTGTGCGATTCACAAATGGGAGAGAATGATGTGGTTACTCTCCACAATCCACATGACTGCCTGCTCTATAtccatgactgcgttgccaaataccagactgatgccatttacaagttcgttgATGATACCACCACgttcggttgaatctcagatggcaatgaaacagactacagacgggaggtggaagacctggaaaaatggtacactgagaccaacctagctctcaatgctggcaaaaccaaggaacttggagaaagtgaagtcacatggtgtgcagagtgttctagcaggtggataaagaactggttgagcaacaggagacagagagtagtagttgaagggagtttctcgaaatggagaaaggtgaccagtggtgttccacaggggtcagtgttggggccactgttgtttgtaatatccataaatgatctggaagagggcactgttagtatgatcagcaagtttgcaaatgacatgaaaattggtggagtagcagaaagcataagggactgtcagagaatacaggaggatatagatagactggagagttgagtgGAAAAGTGgtagatggctttcaatccaggcaaatgtgaggtgatgcatttagggaagtctaattctagagcgaattatacagtaaacggaagagccttggggaaagttgatgggcagagagatctgggagtgcaggtccattgtaccctgaaggttgctgcacaggtggatagagtggtcaagaaggcatatggtatgcttgacttcattggacggggtattgagtataagagctggcaagtcatgttaaaattgtacaagacattggttcggccgcatttagaatactgtgtacagttctggtcgccacattaccaaaaggatgtggacggtttggagagggtgcagagaaggtttacgaggatgttgcctggtatggaaggtgctagctatgaagagaggttgagtaggttaggattgttttcactagaaaaaaggagattgagggggaacctgattgaggtttacaaaatcatgaaggttatagGCAGGGTCAATAGAGATaaggtttttcccagggtgagagaTACAATAACGAGAGgttacgctttcaaggtgagaggtggaaaatttaagggggatacacggagggtggtgggcatttggaacgcattgccagcagaggtggtagagacaggcacagtagattcatttaagatgcatctggacagatgcatgagtaggtgatgagcagaggaatacagatgcttaggaattgggcttcaggtttagacagtacatttggatcagctcaggcttggagggccgaagggcctgttcctgggctgtaaattttctttgttctttgttctttgatatcaTTATAGACTTTCGGCGgtatgttactcatgccccccctacacattaacagcacagaggtggaacgagtggagaccgtcaagctcctgggagtggtcttctacaacaagctttcttggacacttcatgtggacgcactggttacaaagacccaacaatgtattttcttcctcaggcagctgagaaaatttggcatgatggcgaatacccatGCCAaattttataggtgtgccatcgagagcgttctgtctggatgtatcactacctgatatggcaactgtaccattcaagattggagacggttagaGAGAGTGgggaactcggcccggacaatcacaaaggccaacctcccatctatagaatccatttaccagtcccgctgtcaaggaaaggccgccagcattctcaaagatccatcccaccctggcactgtttttctacaacccctaccatcggggagaaggtacagaagcctgaacacatgtaccagccggtttcgaaacagtttctacccgactgttgttagaatactgaatggactcacaaactcttaacattcacctgtatctgtggttttgttttgccgctgtttacctattatttactatgtatgctacttaactctgtgatcagcctgtgttgctcgcaagacaaagcttttcactgtgcctcggtacatgtgacaataaattcaattcaattcaaagagGAGCTAGTCAGAACAAACTGCTCAGATCTTTTTCCAGAATCTTCACGCTTCTCTGCTTTGCAAAGAATCATGTTTGTGACTTCATTCTGAAATTCCTCAGAAATATAATAATAGATGAAAGGGTCAAGGCAGCTATTGAAGGTGCTGAGCAGAAGGCAGATCAGATAGAGTAAATACAGGTCATTGCTGTCAGTGAGGTGGATCGGTGAGTGATGTACCAACAGAGTTATATTACTGGGAGTGAAACATATCAAAAACACAGTCAGTACCAACACCATGGTCATTATAGCTTTAGAATACTTGCTTTCTTCCAATATCAATGATCTGACGATAGACAGGTAACAGAATATAGTAATAAGAGACGGAATAAAAAACCCAAACACAACCAAACACAAAAAGTAGTAAAAAAAATAATCAGTGACCAATGATGTTGGTAAAGCATCATGGCAGGTGGtgatgttgaggttctggattggATAGGTCTGTCTGCGGAGGAGAAACGGTAACATGGCAACGACAACAAGCAGCCAAATCACACAACAGCTCCTGACAGCGAAGCCATTGTCCCGGAATCGCTTGGAGAGAAACGGGTGGACCAGAGCGAAGTATCTGTCCACACTGATGAAGGTGAGCAGCAGGATGGAGCAGTACATGTTCCCGTAGAAGAAGGCGGTCATTGTCCGACACAGAGCCTCACCAAAGAGCCAGTGGTTGCCCAGGAAGTGATAGTGAATTTTGAACGGCAGCACGAGGCACAGGAGCAGGTCAGCTACAGCCAGGTTCATCAGGAAGATGGTGGACGGTAATCGCTGGATCCTTTTGACCAAGACTAAAAGAGCCATCCCATTGGCTGGGAGCCCGATGCTCAGTATAACGCTGTAAACTGCAGGAATTATCACCGTGGTAATGGAACTAGTTAGATGGTCTTCCAGAGATTTCCACAGGCTACTGTCAGAACCGGTGTCAGGTAAATGAAAACTTCTCCCACGAGCCTGATGGACATCTGAACACAAAATGACATTTTTAATGTTAGCATTTAGTTATTTGTAAAAATTCCAAGAGTGTGGAATTTCCCTGCCTAAAGCTCTGAATATTGGGGATCAATTGGGAATTTTCGAGACTGAGATTTAATTGAGTAAACTATTTCCAAGAGATTTGAATAAAAGGTGGAGACCAGATAGAGGCCAGTCTGAATTTAACTGAAATGGTGTACCCATGATCCTCTGTTCCCATATCGTGTGAATGGAGAGGGAGCtggtcagtggctcagtggttaacactctgcctgacagtgccagggacctgggctcaatgaCACCTtcagcagtttgcacattctccctgtgtctgcatggctcTTCTCTCACAGCACAAAGATGTGTGGTTTAGGTGCAGTGGCTAAATTGCTCTGTtgtatgcaggctagatgggttagccgtgggaaagTCAGggtgatggggtgggtctgggtggaatgctcttcagtgggtcagtgtggacttgatgggctgaatgacctgcttctatgATCTTTAtcttgtttagtttgggacaggaggagaccattcaatccCTCACTCCTGTTCAACCATTTCATTTAGAATCCAGCAGCTTTGAGGCTACATTTTCCTGACGTTGATTGTTTCAGCTTCAGACATTGATCTTGGTGTGAAGGTTACCTCCTGGCAATCACCAGGAATGCTGTCGAGGTGCCGGTGtagaactggggtggacaaagttaaaaaccacacaacaccaggttatagtccaacaggtttaattgaaaggaCCTTTGgtctttttcctgctcctcagatgctgcctgacctgctgtgctttcccagcaccactctaatcttgaggtttatttggaagcattagcatcagatggttgtggagcaggaccagaagacacagaatttatagcaaaaggtttaCAGTGTTATCAAGTTGTAattatatattaaacaaacttagaacatagaacaatacagcgcagaacaggcccttcggacctcgatgttacgccgacctgtgaactattctcagcccatccccctacactatcccatcatcatccatgtgcttatccaaggattgtttaaatctccctaatgtggctgagttgactacattggcaggtagggcattccacgcccttaccactttctgcgcaaagaacctgcctctgacatctgtcttaaatctatcacgcttcaatttgtagttatgtcccctcgtacaagctgacgtcatcatcctaggagaaagactttcactgtctaccctatctaattctctgatcatcttgtatgtccctatcaaatccccccttagtcttcttctctccaataggaacagacccaagtctctcagcctttcctcataagaccttccctccagaccaggcaacatcctggtaaatctcctctgcaccttttccaatgcttcccgaaatatgacaaccagaactgtacacaagattccaagtgcggctgcactagcgttttgtatagttgcagcgtgatattgcggctccggaactcaatccctctgccaataacacaccatatgccttctcaacagcactatccacctgggtggcaactttcagggatctatgtacatggactccaagatccctctgcacatccacactatcaagaatctttccattgacccagtactctcccatcctgttattcttcccaaagtgcatcacctcacatttagctgcattgaactccatttgccacctctcagcccaattctgcagtttatccaagtccccctgcaacctataacattcttccaaactgtccactactccaccgactttagtgtcatctgaaaatttactaatctatccacctatgcctgtgtctaagtcatttataaaaatgacaaacagcagtggtcccaaaacagatccttgtagtaaccggactccaggctgaatattttccatcaaccaccactcgctgccttctttcagaaagccagtttctaatccaaactgctaaatcacccttaattccaaatctctgcattttctccaacagcctaccatgtggaaccttatcaaacgctttactgaagtccataaataCCACGTCAACTGAcccaccctcatctacatgcttggtcaccttctcaaaaacctcaatgaggtttgtgagactcaacctgcccttgatgaaaccatgttgactgtctgaaatcaaattgttgcttgctagatgattgtaaatcctatctcttataatcctttccaaaacctttcctacaacagaagtaaggctcattggtctataattacctgggtcatctctatgcccttcttgagcaagggcacatttgcaaccctccagtcctctggcgctaaacctgtagacaatgacgactcaaatatcaaggcCAAAGGTCTTGATCAAAAGGAGTTCtcaaatttacatattaaagggcataaaccagcatatcccattctaaaagatgcaagacttaatctaaatttgtttaatatgttATTACAACTCGGTAACACTGTAACccttatgctataaattctgtgtcttctggtcctgctccacaaccacctgatgaaggaacgatgctccaaaacctagtgcttccaaataaaccagttggattataacctggtcttgtgtgatttttagttttgtccaccccaacaccggctcctccaaatcaatcCTGTCAAGATCACCCTTTAATCATCTAAACTCAATGTGAGGAAACTTTACAGAACTCTTAAATCAGTCAGATActtttcattcataaaaatgcaGGACTTTGATACAATATCCTATAAAGTTCTCCAATAGTGGAACAACTTTGGCCAGTGACATGAGAAGGTTGGTGCAGCTGTGGGACTGTGATAGTGGTGTGGGTAATctgtgtgggtctgggtggtctGGGTGGtctgagtgggtctgggtgggtctgggtggtctGGCTGGTCTGGGTGGGTCAGGGTGGTCTGGGTTGTCTGGGTGGTCTAGGTGGTCTGGGTAGGTCCGGGTGGTCCAGGTGGGTCTGGGTTGTCTGGGTGGTCTAGGTGGGTCTGGGTTGTCTGGGTGGtctaggtgggtctgggtgggtctggatggttgGGGNNNNNNNNNNNNNNNNNNNNNNNNNNNNNNNNNNNNNNNNNNNNNNNNNNNNNNNNNNNNNNNNNNNNNNNNNNNNNNNNNNNNNNNNNNNNNNNNNNNNNNNNNNNNNNNNNNNNNNNNNNNNNNNNNNNNNNNNNNNNNNNNNNNNNNNNNNNNNNNNNNNNNNNNNNNNNNNNNNNNNNNNNNNNNNNNNNNNNNNNNNNNNNNNNNNNNNNNNNNNNNNNNNNNNNNNNNNNNNNNNNNNNNNNNNNNNNNNNNNNNNNNNNNNNNNNNNNNNNNNNNNNNNNNNNNNNNNNNNNNNNNNNNNNNNNNNNNNNNNNNNNNNNNNNNNNNNNNNNNNNNNNNNNNNNNNNNNNNNNNNNNNNNNNNNNNNNNNNNNNNNNNNNNNNNNNNNNNNNNNNNNNNNNNNNNNNNNNNNNNNNNNNNNNNNNNNNNNNNNNNNNNNNNNNNNNNNNNNNNNNNNNNNNNNNNNNNNNNNNNNNNNNNNNNNNNNNNNNNNNNNNNNNNNNNNNNNNNNNNNNNNNNNNNNNNNNNNNNNNNNNNNNNNNNNNNNNNNNNNNNNNNNNNNNNNNNNNNNNNNNNNNNNNNNNNNNNNNNNNNNNNNNNNNNNNNNNNNNNNNNNNNNNNNNNNNNNNNNNNNNNNNNNNNNNNNNNNNNNNNNNNNNNNNNNNNNNNNNNNNNNNNNNNNNNNNNNNNNNNNNNNNNNNNNNNNNNNNNNNNNNNNNNNNNNNNNNNNNNNNNNNNNNNNNNNNNNNNNNNNNNNNNNNNNNNNNNNNNNNNNNNNNNNNNNNNNNNNNNNNNNNNNNNNNNNNNNNNNNNNNNNNNNNNNNNNNNNNNNNNNNNNNNNNNNNNNNNNNNNNNNNNNNNNNNNNNNNNNNNNNNNNNNNNNNNNNNNNNNNNNNNNNNNNNNNNNNNNNNNNNNNNNNNNNNNNNNNNNNNNNNNNNNNNNNNNNNNNNNNNNNNNNNNNNNNNNNNNNNNNNNNNNNNNNNNNNNNNNNNNNNNNNNNNNNNNNNNNNNNNNNNNNNNNNNNNNNNNNNNNNNNNNNNNNNNNNNNNNNNNNNNNNNNNNNNNNNNNNNNNNNNNNNNNNNNNNNNNNNNNNNNNNNNNNNNNNNNNNNNNNNNNNNNNNNNNNNNNNNNNNNNNNNNNNNNNNNNNNNNNNNNNNNNNNNNNNNNNNNNNNNNNNNNNNNNNNNNNNNNNNNNNNNNNNNNNNNNNNNNNNNNNNNNNNNNNNNNNNNNNNNNNNNNNNNNNNNNNNNNNNNNNNNNNNNNNNNNNNNNNNNNNNNNNNNNNNNNNNNNNNNNNNNNNNNNNNNNNNNNNNNNNNNNNNNNNNNNNNNNNNNNNNNNNNNNNNNNNNNNNNNNNNNNNNNNNNNNNNNNNNNNNNNNNNNNNNNNNNNNNNNNNNNNNNNNNNNNNNNNNNNNNNNNNNNNNNNNNNNNNNNNNNNNNNNNNNNNNNNNNNNNNNNNNNNNNNNNNNNNNNNNNNNNNNNNNNNNNNNNNNNNNNNNNNNNNNNNNNNNNNNNNNNNNNNNNNNNNNNNNNNNNNNNNNNNNNNNNNNNNNNNNNNNNNNNNNNNNNNNNNNNNNNNNNNNNNNNNNNNNNNNNNNNNNNNNNNNNNNNNNNNNNNNNNNNNNNNNNNNNNNNNNNNNNNNNNNNNNNNNNNNNNNNNNNNNNNNNNNNNNNNNNNNNNNNNNNNNNNNNNNNNNNNNNNNNNNNNNNNNNNNNNNNNNNNNNNNNNNNNNNNNNNNNNNNNNNNNNNNNNNNNNNNNNNNNNNNNNNNNNNNNNNNNNNNNNNNNNNNNNNNNNNNNNNNNNNNNNNNNNNNNNNNNNNNNNNNNNNNNNNNNNNNNNNNNNNNNNNNNNNNNNNNNNNNNNNNNNNNNNNNNNNNNNNNNNNNNNNNNNNNNNNNNNNNNNNNNNNNNNNNNNNNNNNNNNNNNNNNNNNNNNNNNNNNNNNNNNNNNNNNNNNNNNNNNNNNNNNNNNNNNNNNNNNNNNNNNNNNNNNNNNNNNNNNNNNNNNNNNNNNNNNNNNNNNNNNNNNNNNNNNNNNNNNNNNNNNNNNNNNNNNNNNNNNNNNNNNNNNNNNNNNNNNNNNNNNNNNNNNNNNNNNNNNNNNNNNNNNNNNNNNNNNNNNNNNNNNNNNNNNNNNNNNNNNNNNNNNNNNNNNNNNNNNNNNNNNNNNNNNNNNNNNNNNNNNNNNNNNNNNNNNNNNNNNNNNNNNNNNNNNNNNNNNNNNNNNNNNNNNNNNNNNNNNNNNNNNNNNNNNNNNNNNNNNNNNNNNNNNNNNNNNNNNNNNNNNNNNNNNNNNNNNNNNNNNNNNNNNNNNNNNNNNNNNNNNNNNNNNNNNNNNNNNNNNNNNNNNNNNNNNNNNNNNNNNNNNNNNNNNNNNNNNNNNNNNNNNNNNNNNNNNNNNNNNNNNNNNNNNNNNNNNNNNNNNNNNNNNNNNNNNNNNNNNNNNNNNNNNNNNNNNNNNNNNNNNNNNNNNNNNNNNNNNNNNNNNNNNNNNNNNNNNNNNNNNNNNNNNNNNNNNNNNNNNNNNNNNNNNNNNNNNNNNNNNNNNNNNNNNNNNNNNNNNNNNNNNNNNNNNNNN harbors:
- the LOC122565515 gene encoding proteinase-activated receptor 3-like, which codes for MAKASYQNLVLLALLVLPTALSQSEQDVHQARGRSFHLPDTGSDSSLWKSLEDHLTSSITTVIIPAVYSVILSIGLPANGMALLVLVKRIQRLPSTIFLMNLAVADLLLCLVLPFKIHYHFLGNHWLFGEALCRTMTAFFYGNMYCSILLLTFISVDRYFALVHPFLSKRFRDNGFAVRSCCVIWLLVVVAMLPFLLRRQTYPIQNLNITTCHDALPTSLVTDYFFYYFLCLVVFGFFIPSLITIFCYLSIVRSLILEESKYSKAIMTMVLVLTVFLICFTPSNITLLVHHSPIHLTDSNDLYLLYLICLLLSTFNSCLDPFIYYYISEEFQNEVTNMILCKAEKREDSGKRSEQFVLTSSSLN